In a single window of the Caulobacter soli genome:
- a CDS encoding efflux RND transporter permease subunit: protein MNLSAPFIKRPVATVLLTIGLAMAGIAAFFVLPVSPLPQVDYPTISVSSSLSGASPETMASSVATPLERRLGTIPGVTEMTSQSSTGSARVTLQFDLNRNIDGAAREVQAAINAARSDLPATLKSNPSYRKQNPSDAPVIILALTSDTKTPGQIYDAVSNIVAQRLSQVTGVGDVEIGGGSLPAVRVSVNPFLLNQYGIALEDVRAAVQSANANRPKGQVEGAGRRFQVYTSPGGRKAADYAGLVVAWRGDAPVRLMDVAEVTDSVADTRTLGLFNGKPAIIILVTRQPGANIIQTVDSVRATLPELRAQLPGDINVAVASDSTNSIRASLKEIEITLLISIVLVVLVVSAFLRSARATFIPAAATIVSLLGTFGVMYLLGFSLNNLSLMAITVATGFVVDDAIVVLENTQRHIEKGMDRFKAALLGAREVGFTVLSISISLVAVFIPLLFMGGQVGRLFREFAVTLSSAVMISLVISLTTTPMMCAYLLRPPKEGQQEGRIARWFEAGFNRVHKTYEYSLDWALAAKPVVLLILVVVIGLTAWLYVAVPKGFFPQQDSGQIQAGLRADQSVSFHVMQDKLKQVVNIIRKDPGVDTVVGFTGGARAGGGFLFVNLKPLGNGADDRKEKGSAVINRLRPKLQRVTGISVFLNPVQDVRMGGRQSNSTYQYTLTSDSSQALKDWAPKLAEAMKARSDVMTDVDSDQSENGVETFVTIDRDSASRMGVTPRAVDNALYNAFGQRQVATIYEDINQYAVIMEWDRRFSAGPEALNDVYVPTSASGASGGTTATSTSGAAVNPALRDASTGSALNTTRTPMTPLSAISSVAQAATPTSINHQNGELATTVSFNLADGVSLSDAQAAIKQAEADIAMPTNVRGSFQGSARSAQDQNKQQPFLVAAAIVAIYIVLGILYESYVHPLTVLSTLPAAGVGALLALLVFKMEFSVIALIGVFLLLGIVKKNAILIIDFALEAQRSRGLTALEAVREASLLRFRPILMTTLAAALGALPLAIGFGEGAELRRPLGITIIGGLIASQLLTLITTPVVYVYLDRLRGKARDERYLAHMPSAPEPV from the coding sequence GTGAATTTGTCGGCGCCCTTCATCAAGCGGCCGGTGGCCACGGTCCTGTTGACGATCGGCCTGGCGATGGCGGGGATCGCCGCCTTCTTCGTGCTGCCGGTCTCGCCCCTGCCGCAGGTGGACTATCCGACGATCTCGGTGTCCAGCAGCCTGTCGGGCGCCAGTCCCGAGACCATGGCCTCCAGCGTCGCCACCCCGCTGGAACGGCGGCTGGGCACGATCCCCGGCGTCACCGAGATGACCTCGCAGAGCAGCACCGGCTCGGCCCGGGTGACCCTGCAGTTCGACCTCAACCGCAACATCGACGGCGCCGCGCGCGAGGTGCAGGCCGCCATCAACGCCGCCCGCTCGGACCTGCCGGCCACGCTGAAAAGCAATCCCAGCTACCGCAAGCAGAACCCTTCGGACGCCCCGGTCATCATCCTGGCCCTGACCAGCGACACCAAGACCCCGGGCCAGATCTACGACGCGGTGTCCAACATCGTGGCCCAGCGCCTGTCGCAGGTGACGGGCGTGGGCGACGTTGAGATCGGCGGCGGCTCGCTGCCGGCCGTGCGGGTGTCGGTCAATCCGTTCCTGCTGAACCAGTATGGCATCGCGCTCGAGGACGTCCGCGCCGCGGTGCAGTCGGCCAACGCCAACCGACCCAAGGGCCAGGTCGAGGGCGCGGGGCGGCGGTTCCAAGTCTACACCAGCCCCGGCGGACGCAAGGCCGCCGACTATGCCGGCCTGGTCGTGGCCTGGCGGGGCGACGCCCCGGTGCGGCTGATGGATGTGGCCGAGGTCACCGACAGCGTCGCCGACACCCGGACCCTGGGCCTGTTCAACGGCAAGCCCGCGATCATCATCCTGGTCACCCGACAGCCGGGCGCCAACATCATCCAGACCGTCGACAGCGTTCGCGCCACCTTGCCGGAACTGCGCGCCCAATTGCCCGGCGACATCAACGTGGCCGTGGCCAGCGACAGCACCAACTCGATCCGCGCCTCGCTCAAGGAGATCGAGATCACCCTGCTGATCTCGATCGTGCTGGTGGTTCTGGTGGTCAGCGCCTTCCTGCGCAGCGCCCGCGCCACCTTCATCCCGGCGGCGGCGACCATCGTCTCGCTGCTGGGCACGTTCGGGGTGATGTACCTGCTGGGCTTTTCGCTCAACAACCTGTCCCTGATGGCCATCACCGTGGCCACCGGCTTCGTGGTCGACGACGCCATCGTCGTGCTGGAAAACACCCAGCGCCACATCGAAAAGGGCATGGACCGCTTCAAGGCCGCGCTGCTGGGCGCGCGCGAGGTCGGGTTCACCGTGCTGTCGATCAGCATCTCGCTGGTCGCCGTCTTCATCCCCCTGCTGTTCATGGGCGGCCAGGTGGGACGGTTGTTCCGCGAGTTCGCCGTCACCCTGTCGTCGGCGGTGATGATCTCGCTGGTCATTTCGCTGACCACCACGCCGATGATGTGCGCCTACCTGCTGCGTCCGCCCAAGGAAGGCCAGCAGGAGGGCCGGATCGCGCGCTGGTTCGAGGCCGGCTTCAATCGCGTCCACAAGACCTACGAATACAGCCTCGACTGGGCCCTGGCCGCCAAGCCGGTGGTGCTGCTGATCCTGGTGGTGGTGATCGGCCTGACCGCCTGGCTCTATGTCGCCGTGCCCAAGGGCTTCTTCCCCCAGCAGGACAGCGGCCAGATCCAGGCCGGCCTGCGCGCCGACCAGAGCGTGTCGTTCCACGTCATGCAGGATAAGCTCAAGCAGGTGGTCAACATCATCCGCAAGGATCCCGGCGTCGACACCGTGGTCGGCTTCACTGGCGGCGCCCGGGCCGGCGGCGGCTTCCTGTTCGTCAATCTCAAGCCCCTGGGCAACGGGGCGGACGACCGCAAGGAGAAGGGCTCGGCGGTGATCAATCGCCTGCGGCCCAAGCTACAGAGGGTCACCGGCATCAGCGTCTTCCTCAACCCCGTCCAGGACGTGCGGATGGGCGGGCGGCAGAGCAATTCGACCTATCAGTACACCCTGACTAGCGACTCCAGTCAGGCGCTGAAGGATTGGGCGCCCAAGCTGGCCGAGGCCATGAAGGCCCGCTCCGACGTGATGACCGACGTCGACAGCGACCAGTCCGAGAACGGGGTCGAGACCTTCGTCACCATCGACCGCGACAGCGCCTCGCGCATGGGCGTCACGCCGCGCGCCGTCGACAACGCGCTCTACAACGCCTTTGGCCAACGCCAGGTCGCCACGATCTACGAGGACATCAACCAGTACGCCGTGATCATGGAATGGGACCGCCGGTTCTCGGCCGGACCCGAGGCGTTGAACGACGTCTATGTGCCGACCAGCGCCAGCGGGGCCAGCGGCGGGACGACGGCGACCTCGACCAGCGGCGCGGCGGTTAACCCGGCCCTGCGCGACGCCTCGACCGGTTCGGCGCTGAACACCACCCGCACGCCGATGACCCCGCTCAGCGCCATCTCTAGCGTCGCCCAGGCCGCCACCCCGACCTCGATCAACCACCAGAACGGTGAACTGGCCACCACGGTGTCGTTCAACCTGGCTGACGGAGTGTCTCTCAGCGACGCCCAGGCGGCCATCAAGCAGGCCGAGGCCGACATCGCCATGCCGACCAATGTGCGCGGCAGCTTCCAGGGCAGCGCCCGCAGCGCCCAGGACCAGAACAAGCAGCAGCCGTTCCTGGTCGCCGCCGCCATCGTGGCGATCTACATCGTGCTGGGTATTCTCTACGAGAGCTACGTCCACCCGCTGACCGTGCTGTCGACCCTGCCGGCCGCCGGGGTCGGGGCCCTGCTGGCCCTGCTGGTCTTCAAGATGGAGTTCTCGGTGATCGCCCTGATCGGAGTGTTCCTGCTGCTGGGCATCGTCAAGAAGAACGCCATCCTGATCATCGACTTCGCCCTGGAGGCCCAGCGTTCGCGTGGGCTGACGGCGCTTGAGGCGGTGCGCGAGGCCAGCCTCCTGCGCTTCCGTCCGATCCTGATGACCACCCTGGCCGCCGCCCTGGGCGCCTTGCCCCTGGCCATCGGTTTCGGGGAGGGGGCCGAGCTGCGGCGTCCGTTGGGCATCACCATCATCGGCGGCCTGATCGCCAGCCAACTTCTGACCCTGATCACCACCCCGGTCGTCTACGTCTATCTCGACCGCCTGCGGGGCAAGGCGCGCGACGAGCGCTACCTGGCCCACATGCCCTCCGCGCCGGAGCCCGTCTAA
- a CDS encoding efflux transporter outer membrane subunit, with the protein MPSFKHLAVAGSALTLLSACTVGPAYEKPQVSATALPATYKALDGWKAATPGDLIDRGDWWSLLGDPQLDALIGKVNVSNQTIAAAEANYRQARALVREQRAALFPTIDLSGSATRSHGSASANSGSGSTGGSGSANRYQVGIGASWEPDLWGRIRNGVTGAKAGEQASAADLAGARLSMQGELAVNYLGLRQTDAELALVGKTVEGYQRSLTITQNRYNAAIAPKSDVLQATTQLAGAQADLESLRQNRAAYENAIATLVGEPASGFRLAADPNWSARVPEIPAGVPSTLLERRPDIAAAERRVAAANADIGVARAAFFPTFGLTASGNSSASSLGDLFSASANTWSLGLSAAQTLFDAGARKARVEQARASYDASVADYRQTALAAFEDVENQLTAAQVLERRYALLKTSSDAADQTEQMILNQYKAGQVAYTDVVSAQASALSARRTLLAATVARQTTAVALIQALGGGWKPQS; encoded by the coding sequence ATGCCTTCGTTCAAGCACCTTGCCGTCGCCGGTTCCGCCCTGACCTTGCTGTCGGCCTGCACGGTCGGGCCCGCCTATGAGAAGCCACAGGTCTCGGCCACGGCCTTGCCCGCGACCTACAAGGCGCTGGACGGCTGGAAGGCGGCGACGCCCGGCGACCTGATCGATCGCGGCGACTGGTGGAGCCTGCTGGGCGATCCGCAGCTGGACGCCCTGATCGGCAAGGTCAACGTCTCCAACCAGACCATCGCCGCCGCCGAGGCCAACTATCGCCAGGCCCGCGCCCTGGTGCGCGAGCAGCGCGCCGCGCTGTTTCCGACCATCGACCTGTCGGGCTCGGCGACGCGGTCGCACGGTTCGGCCTCGGCCAATTCCGGCTCCGGTTCGACGGGCGGCTCGGGCAGCGCCAACCGCTACCAAGTCGGCATCGGCGCCAGCTGGGAGCCGGACCTATGGGGCCGCATCCGCAACGGCGTCACCGGCGCCAAGGCCGGCGAGCAGGCCAGCGCGGCGGACCTGGCCGGGGCGCGTCTGTCCATGCAGGGCGAACTGGCCGTGAACTATCTGGGCCTGCGCCAGACCGACGCCGAGCTGGCCCTCGTGGGCAAGACGGTCGAGGGCTACCAGCGCAGCCTGACCATCACCCAGAACCGCTACAACGCCGCCATCGCGCCCAAGTCCGACGTGCTGCAGGCCACCACCCAGCTGGCGGGGGCCCAGGCCGATCTGGAGAGCCTGCGTCAGAATCGCGCCGCCTATGAGAACGCCATCGCCACCCTGGTCGGCGAACCGGCCAGCGGCTTCCGCCTGGCCGCCGATCCCAACTGGAGCGCCCGCGTTCCCGAGATCCCGGCCGGCGTGCCCTCGACCCTGCTGGAGCGCCGTCCCGACATCGCCGCCGCCGAGCGCCGGGTGGCCGCCGCCAACGCCGACATCGGCGTGGCCCGCGCGGCCTTCTTCCCGACCTTTGGCCTGACCGCTTCGGGCAATTCCAGCGCCTCCAGCCTGGGCGATCTGTTCAGCGCCTCGGCCAATACCTGGTCATTGGGCCTCAGCGCCGCCCAGACCCTGTTCGACGCCGGGGCCCGGAAAGCGCGGGTGGAGCAGGCGAGGGCGTCCTACGACGCTTCGGTCGCCGATTATCGCCAGACCGCCTTGGCCGCTTTCGAGGACGTGGAAAACCAATTGACCGCCGCCCAGGTGCTGGAGCGCCGCTACGCCTTGCTGAAGACCAGTTCGGACGCCGCCGACCAGACCGAGCAGATGATCCTCAACCAGTACAAGGCCGGGCAAGTGGCCTACACGGACGTCGTCTCGGCCCAGGCCTCGGCCCTGTCGGCGCGGCGGACCTTGCTGGCCGCCACGGTGGCCCGCCAGACCACGGCCGTGGCCCTGATCCAGGCCTTGGGCGGCGGCTGGAAGCCGCAGAGCTAA
- a CDS encoding multidrug efflux RND transporter permease subunit, with protein sequence MNPSQPFIQRPVATALFMAAIVLAGLVGFKLLPLSALPQVDYPTIQIQTLYPGASPEVMSQTVTAPLERQLGEMAGLSRMSSVSTAGASVITLQFNLGESLDVAEQEVQAAINGANSLLPADLPAPPVYAKVNPADAPVLTLAVTSDTLPLTEVQNLVNTRLAQKISQVSGVGLVSLSGGQRPAIRIQADTQAMASYGVTLANVQTAISSANANSAKGSFDGPTRSYTINANDQLLTVDDYSKLIVSYKNGAPIRLRDIAQVVQSAENTRLGAWANDTPAIIVNVQRQPGANVIATVDAIKAKLPELEEGLPATLEVKVLADRTTGIRGSVHHVEMELLLAVVMVVVVIFFFLHSLRATLIAGLAVPISLIGSCGVMYLMGFSLNNLSLMALTIATGFVVDDAIVMIENISRHLEKGVKPMAAALQGAKEIGFTIISLTVSLIAVLIPLLFMGDVVGRLFREFAITLAITILISAVVSLTLTPMLSARWLKPAGEGEGEEHQGKIAQKSQALFERVERQYEKGLAWVLERQKATLVVAVATFALTALLYMVIPKGLFPTQDTGQLQARTEVEQSVSYDRMAGLQQQAAKAILDDPAVESLSSFIGVDGANNSMLHTGQMLINLKADRKGSQEKIMQRLRDRVAGVPGVTLYLQPTQDLTIDAETGPTLYRLSLEGADTVVVKQWAGKLAERLASVKSVRNVYSDASATGAAAYVDIDRDTAARLSITASDIDDALYSAFGQRIVSTIFTETNQYRVILEAKPGLLTAPDSLGLLNLKTGGGQPTPLSAISTIKEQTAPLQVTHVSQFPATTIGFDTAPGVSLGKAVDDIRAAMKDIGMPVAVTHTFLGAAGAYENSLSNQLWLILAAVVCVYIVLGVLYESYIHPLTILSTLPSAGVGALLALWITGNDLGVIGIIGIILLIGIVKKNAIMMIDFAIDAQRNEGKTPEEAIFQAAILRFRPILMTTLAALFAAIPLMLSFGEGGELRRPLGIAIFGGLLVSQLLTMFTTPVIYLAFDKLAPADKGIHREHDDHVAPDRIDPEPLPGAPS encoded by the coding sequence ATGAATCCCTCTCAGCCCTTCATCCAGCGGCCGGTCGCCACGGCCCTGTTCATGGCGGCCATCGTCCTGGCCGGCCTGGTCGGCTTCAAGCTGCTGCCGCTGTCGGCCCTGCCGCAAGTCGACTATCCCACGATCCAGATCCAGACCCTCTATCCCGGGGCCAGCCCCGAGGTGATGAGCCAGACCGTCACCGCCCCGCTGGAGCGCCAGCTGGGCGAGATGGCGGGCCTGTCGCGGATGAGCTCGGTCAGCACGGCCGGGGCCTCGGTCATCACCCTGCAGTTCAATCTGGGTGAAAGCCTGGACGTCGCCGAGCAGGAGGTGCAGGCGGCGATCAACGGGGCCAACAGCCTGCTGCCGGCCGACCTGCCGGCTCCGCCGGTCTACGCCAAGGTCAATCCGGCCGACGCGCCGGTCCTGACCCTGGCGGTGACGTCTGACACCCTGCCGCTGACCGAGGTGCAGAACCTGGTCAACACGCGGCTCGCCCAGAAGATCAGCCAGGTCTCGGGCGTGGGCCTGGTCAGCCTCAGCGGCGGCCAGCGTCCGGCCATCCGCATCCAGGCCGACACCCAGGCCATGGCCAGCTACGGCGTCACCCTGGCCAATGTGCAGACCGCGATCAGCAGCGCCAACGCCAACAGCGCCAAGGGCAGTTTTGACGGGCCGACCCGCAGCTACACGATCAACGCCAACGACCAATTGCTGACCGTCGACGACTATTCGAAGCTTATCGTCAGCTACAAGAACGGCGCCCCGATCCGCCTGCGCGACATCGCCCAGGTCGTGCAGAGCGCCGAGAACACCCGCCTGGGCGCCTGGGCCAACGATACGCCGGCGATCATCGTCAACGTCCAGCGCCAGCCCGGCGCCAACGTCATCGCCACCGTCGACGCCATCAAGGCCAAGCTGCCGGAGCTGGAGGAGGGCCTGCCCGCCACTCTCGAGGTCAAGGTGTTGGCCGACCGCACCACCGGCATTCGCGGCTCGGTCCACCACGTGGAGATGGAGCTGCTGCTGGCCGTGGTCATGGTCGTGGTGGTGATCTTCTTCTTCCTGCACAGCCTGCGCGCCACCCTGATCGCCGGCCTGGCCGTGCCGATCTCGCTGATCGGCTCGTGCGGGGTGATGTATCTGATGGGCTTCTCGCTGAACAACCTGTCCCTGATGGCGCTGACCATCGCCACAGGCTTCGTGGTCGACGACGCCATCGTCATGATCGAGAACATCTCCAGGCACCTGGAGAAGGGCGTCAAGCCGATGGCGGCGGCGCTTCAGGGCGCCAAGGAGATCGGCTTCACGATCATCTCGCTGACCGTGTCGCTGATCGCGGTGCTGATCCCGCTGCTGTTCATGGGCGACGTGGTCGGGCGGCTGTTCCGCGAATTCGCCATCACCCTGGCCATCACCATCCTGATCTCGGCGGTGGTGTCGCTGACCCTGACGCCGATGCTGTCGGCTCGCTGGCTCAAGCCGGCCGGAGAAGGTGAGGGCGAAGAGCATCAGGGCAAGATCGCCCAGAAGTCCCAGGCGCTGTTCGAGCGCGTCGAGCGTCAGTACGAAAAGGGCCTGGCCTGGGTGCTGGAGCGCCAGAAGGCGACCCTGGTCGTGGCCGTGGCGACCTTCGCCCTGACCGCCTTGCTCTACATGGTCATCCCCAAGGGCCTGTTCCCGACCCAGGACACCGGCCAGCTCCAGGCGCGGACTGAGGTCGAGCAGTCGGTCTCGTACGACCGCATGGCGGGGCTGCAGCAGCAGGCCGCCAAGGCCATCCTCGACGATCCGGCGGTGGAGAGCCTCAGCTCGTTCATCGGCGTCGACGGCGCCAACAACTCGATGCTCCACACCGGGCAGATGCTGATCAACCTGAAGGCCGACCGCAAAGGCTCGCAGGAGAAGATCATGCAGCGGCTGCGCGACCGCGTGGCCGGCGTGCCGGGCGTGACCCTCTATCTCCAGCCTACCCAGGACCTGACGATCGACGCCGAGACCGGCCCGACCCTCTACCGGCTGTCGCTGGAAGGCGCCGACACCGTCGTGGTCAAGCAATGGGCGGGCAAGCTGGCCGAGCGCCTGGCCAGCGTGAAGTCGGTGCGCAATGTCTATAGCGACGCCAGCGCCACCGGGGCGGCGGCCTATGTGGATATCGATCGCGACACCGCCGCGCGCCTGTCGATCACCGCCTCGGATATCGACGACGCCCTCTACAGCGCCTTCGGCCAGCGGATCGTCTCGACGATCTTCACCGAGACCAACCAGTACCGCGTGATCCTGGAGGCCAAGCCCGGCCTGCTGACCGCGCCGGACTCTCTGGGCCTGCTGAACCTGAAGACCGGCGGCGGCCAGCCCACGCCGCTGTCGGCGATCTCGACCATCAAGGAACAGACCGCTCCGCTGCAGGTGACCCACGTCTCGCAGTTCCCGGCCACCACGATCGGCTTCGACACCGCGCCGGGCGTTTCGCTGGGCAAGGCGGTCGACGACATCCGCGCGGCCATGAAGGACATCGGCATGCCGGTGGCCGTCACCCACACCTTCCTGGGCGCGGCGGGGGCCTACGAGAACTCGCTCAGCAATCAGCTGTGGTTGATCCTGGCGGCGGTGGTCTGCGTCTACATCGTGCTGGGCGTGCTCTACGAGAGCTACATCCACCCACTGACCATCCTGTCGACCCTGCCGTCGGCGGGCGTCGGCGCGCTGCTGGCCCTGTGGATCACCGGCAACGACCTGGGCGTGATCGGCATCATCGGCATCATCCTGCTGATCGGCATCGTCAAGAAGAACGCGATCATGATGATCGACTTCGCGATCGACGCGCAGCGCAACGAGGGCAAGACGCCGGAGGAGGCGATCTTCCAGGCCGCCATCCTGCGCTTCCGCCCGATCCTGATGACGACGCTGGCGGCCCTGTTCGCGGCCATCCCGCTAATGCTGAGCTTCGGCGAGGGGGGCGAGCTGCGCCGGCCGCTGGGTATCGCCATCTTCGGCGGCCTGCTGGTTAGTCAGCTGCTGACCATGTTCACCACCCCGGTGATCTATCTGGCCTTCGACAAGCTGGCGCCGGCCGACAAGGGGATCCACCGCGAGCACGACGACCACGTCGCGCCCGATCGGATTGACCCCGAGCCGCTCCCGGGGGCGCCGTCGTGA
- a CDS encoding TonB-dependent receptor: protein MNFVRNTLVLRAALLASCAAVAIGSAAQAQQAAPAQGDQAKTEDSVVDTVVVTGFRAAYANAIATKRDTLQVSDGISSDGLGRFPDLNVGEAIQRVPGIQINREADSRNATISLRGLPGTFARTTLNGGAFADPVLNGSTPLGAFNSDIFTAINVIKSPLASDLAGGLSGNIDLRIAPALQRKDGGFAKVSYEYNDLGDLGSPLASLGYNKHLTDDFAVFGVVAWKDEKFRRDSITVNSWANKLGAIQVGNQKAAGQNPVYDALAAANPGGVYYPSQTRQLVKYNRGTTISAATGFEWQINENWKLGANAFLTDRKLDDATNNLLYIDAGGGQGTNTGLVAGSAVAHITDIGTPYIVQTPNGPRAYINKFSAENINTFDSVRSEPAENSTWAINPTLEFKNDDWRMTANLTVSRAKAQANQIELDVIQNPYRNLSGLNGITTSVDLHGSNLADYTAILNTPLATHILAGGYTIPTAANQATQAGAQMPGQAAGIAGHKFGITGTNGKADNDLDSFQLDFERTFAETPFLTSIQFGGRAERLKFVSSGSRNTSLGAQTQNITPDMASQLSYAQDFFGGKAGGPTSNWMNVDVNRILSAITPINTAALPAQFAMNPATGVFLTPYGFVNNYWDGNYWNNNFTNANDVYSAYLMAKFKVDLGNVPVRGALGARYEYTQNDITALNCANCSSAQATAAGPVNHSLTTKDYSRHYDYWLPSLVLAADLREDLILRFAAYSTYVRPQPRDIVPTSYVQVPTDLTIDPVYTVTIGATDLKPYTSDSLDLSLEWYNRPGGLVSLAVYRKKIDGYIGPITDGAALCPANGQIPGLDVNLGTLTVDNSSGTPKCMSSNTFNIGGVQKKAQVNISGQTNQNAMTVTGVEFNIQQNFDFLRGFWKNFGGAFNYSFVNIDGKDTAGKDITLPSVSKNNLNLIGFYESDKFGVRLVYNWRDKYDLAAGNSFVGDARTVKARSQLDASASYNISEALTISVDAFNLTDATRSEYENDPMLPRRIDYDGRTYQVTMRAKF, encoded by the coding sequence ATGAATTTCGTTCGCAACACTCTCGTCCTGCGCGCCGCGCTGCTGGCCTCGTGCGCCGCCGTGGCGATCGGTTCGGCCGCGCAGGCCCAGCAGGCCGCGCCCGCCCAGGGGGACCAGGCGAAAACCGAGGACAGCGTTGTTGACACTGTCGTGGTAACCGGTTTCCGCGCCGCCTATGCCAACGCCATCGCCACCAAGCGCGACACCCTGCAGGTGTCCGACGGCATCTCGTCCGATGGCCTGGGCCGCTTCCCGGACCTCAACGTCGGCGAAGCCATCCAGCGCGTGCCCGGCATCCAGATCAACCGCGAGGCCGACAGCCGCAACGCCACCATCAGCCTGCGCGGCCTGCCCGGCACCTTCGCCCGCACCACCCTGAACGGCGGCGCCTTCGCCGACCCGGTGCTGAACGGCTCGACCCCGCTGGGCGCCTTCAACTCCGACATCTTCACCGCGATCAACGTGATTAAGTCGCCGCTGGCGTCGGACCTGGCCGGCGGTCTGTCGGGCAATATCGACCTGCGCATCGCGCCCGCCCTGCAGCGCAAGGACGGCGGCTTCGCCAAGGTCTCGTACGAGTACAACGACCTGGGTGACCTGGGCAGCCCGCTGGCTTCTCTGGGCTACAACAAGCACCTGACCGACGACTTCGCCGTGTTCGGGGTGGTGGCCTGGAAGGACGAGAAGTTCCGTCGCGACTCCATCACCGTGAACTCGTGGGCCAACAAGCTGGGCGCGATCCAGGTGGGCAACCAGAAGGCCGCTGGCCAGAACCCGGTCTATGACGCCCTGGCCGCCGCCAATCCGGGCGGGGTCTACTATCCCAGCCAGACGCGCCAGCTGGTCAAGTACAACCGCGGCACCACGATCTCGGCCGCGACCGGTTTCGAGTGGCAGATCAATGAGAACTGGAAGCTGGGCGCCAACGCCTTCCTGACGGATCGCAAGCTCGACGACGCCACCAACAACCTCCTCTACATCGACGCCGGTGGCGGCCAGGGCACCAACACCGGCCTGGTGGCCGGCTCGGCCGTGGCGCACATCACCGACATCGGCACGCCCTACATCGTCCAGACGCCGAACGGCCCGCGCGCCTACATCAACAAGTTCTCGGCCGAGAACATCAACACCTTCGACTCGGTCCGCTCCGAGCCGGCCGAGAACTCGACCTGGGCCATCAACCCGACCCTGGAGTTCAAGAACGACGACTGGCGCATGACCGCCAATCTGACGGTCTCGCGCGCCAAGGCGCAGGCCAATCAGATCGAGCTGGACGTCATCCAGAACCCGTATCGCAACCTGAGCGGCCTCAATGGCATCACCACCTCGGTCGATCTGCACGGGTCCAACCTGGCCGACTACACGGCCATCCTGAACACACCGCTGGCCACCCATATCCTGGCGGGCGGCTACACCATCCCGACCGCCGCCAACCAGGCCACCCAGGCCGGCGCCCAGATGCCGGGGCAGGCGGCGGGCATCGCCGGCCACAAGTTCGGGATCACCGGCACCAACGGCAAGGCCGACAACGACCTGGACTCGTTCCAGCTCGATTTCGAACGGACCTTCGCCGAGACCCCGTTCCTGACCAGCATCCAGTTCGGCGGCCGGGCCGAGCGGCTGAAGTTCGTCTCGAGCGGCTCGCGCAACACCTCGCTGGGCGCCCAGACCCAGAACATCACGCCCGACATGGCCTCGCAGCTGTCCTACGCCCAGGACTTCTTCGGCGGCAAGGCGGGCGGGCCGACGTCCAACTGGATGAACGTGGACGTCAACCGCATCCTGTCGGCGATCACGCCGATCAACACCGCCGCCCTGCCGGCCCAGTTCGCGATGAACCCGGCCACCGGCGTGTTCCTGACGCCCTATGGCTTCGTGAACAACTATTGGGACGGCAACTACTGGAACAACAACTTCACCAACGCCAACGACGTCTACTCCGCCTATCTGATGGCGAAGTTCAAGGTCGACCTGGGCAATGTTCCGGTGCGCGGCGCCCTGGGCGCGCGCTACGAGTACACCCAGAACGACATCACGGCGCTGAACTGCGCGAACTGTTCCAGCGCCCAGGCGACGGCGGCGGGACCGGTCAACCACTCGCTGACCACCAAGGACTACAGCCGTCACTACGACTACTGGCTGCCGTCGCTGGTGCTGGCGGCTGACCTGCGCGAGGACCTGATCCTGCGTTTCGCGGCCTATTCGACCTATGTCCGCCCGCAGCCGCGCGACATCGTGCCCACCAGCTACGTCCAGGTTCCGACCGACCTGACGATCGACCCGGTCTACACCGTGACCATCGGCGCGACCGACCTGAAGCCCTACACCTCCGACTCCCTGGACCTGTCGCTGGAGTGGTACAACCGCCCCGGCGGCCTGGTGTCGCTGGCGGTCTACCGCAAGAAGATCGACGGCTATATCGGCCCGATCACCGACGGGGCGGCCCTGTGCCCGGCCAACGGCCAGATCCCCGGCCTCGACGTCAATCTGGGCACGCTGACGGTCGACAATTCCAGCGGCACGCCCAAGTGCATGAGCTCCAACACGTTCAACATCGGCGGCGTGCAGAAGAAGGCCCAGGTCAATATCAGCGGCCAGACCAACCAGAACGCCATGACGGTCACCGGCGTTGAGTTCAACATCCAGCAGAACTTCGACTTCCTGCGGGGCTTCTGGAAAAACTTCGGCGGCGCGTTCAACTACTCGTTCGTCAATATCGACGGGAAGGACACGGCGGGAAAGGACATCACCCTGCCCAGCGTGTCGAAGAACAACCTGAACCTGATCGGCTTCTACGAGTCCGACAAGTTCGGCGTGCGCCTGGTCTACAACTGGCGTGACAAGTACGACCTGGCCGCCGGCAATTCGTTCGTCGGCGACGCCCGCACCGTCAAGGCGCGCAGCCAGCTGGACGCCTCGGCCTCGTACAACATCAGCGAGGCCCTCACGATCTCGGTCGACGCCTTCAACCTGACCGACGCGACGCGCTCGGAGTACGAGAACGATCCGATGCTGCCGCGCCGGATCGACTACGACGGCCGCACCTATCAGGTGACGATGCGCGCCAAGTTCTGA